A genomic segment from Lutzomyia longipalpis isolate SR_M1_2022 chromosome 3, ASM2433408v1 encodes:
- the LOC129793790 gene encoding zinc finger protein 2 isoform X2, producing the protein MAKSPPPNAKQEAIAMPPPSLESPTSDSAPRKRRRKRDDPQSCSTTAELDYDSDEASPQSCSDVESFQGKIVYNSDGSAYIIDSDNDSLSHISDSCAAGVVSPNNPKIHSFRVVMAREASVNISELNRISKPVLMCFICKLSFGNAKSFGIHANSEHNLNLLESEKTLLSREYSSAILQRNIDERPQISFLEPLTNHQLPQMGTEKLNEDAPVVPKVEQDYVPTIGCTPYASSAGGSVATSAAETPQPENLSSPEPKVESSPPESQQQQQQQQIQAPQPKTPPMQLSTSPATDAKNYVPTMSPTSTVAPSFTIGACPDHINGRPLGVDCIRCEMILSSARLGSASQISTRNSCKTLKCPQCNWHYKYQETLEIHMREKHPDGESACGYCLAGQQHPRLARGESYTCGYKPYRCEICNYSTTTKGNLSIHMQSDKHLNNMQELNSTQSLAAAPAPVSVAEPHDGPKMLMSQAGGVQSVAAKPKPSFRCDVCSYETSVARNLRIHMTSEKHTHNMAVLQNNIKHLQALSIIQHTQNMGQAGQLSGLPSLGQNIPASIQNFLPEAALADLAYNQALMIQLLQQAGGGQAAAAAAPTPGGRISPATNMGMNSVCNMAEPDTGMSPETFEPPFEIDTKPMALFTCLVCATFSTNSLDELNGHLLADRTRTPGADVMLILGGNYICRLCNYKTNLKANFQLHSKTDKHLQKVAYMNHLREGGATNEYKLKYSGTSVVQLKCNACDYYTNSIQKLGLHCQHMRHDAQKIVFQYILSLLEADEAAPLHCQLCNVTVPHTLALMQHIKGIRHAQIEQIVSLQRRSDGFEGLTLAQMYKLVEPGEYPPSYLYGAPSSGVTNKHLETDASSSCSAIKSEDQSPAQSPSRVPSITDVPPPSKAPSAISEADPEDAEHEETDKHEEEPSEEVSISCPLCQEAFSDKTSLEQHVMGVHSVSTDGLSRLLHLVDSSQWPKRSPPQNEASTEIECSACGNSMRTFHELLAHSNEKQHFHHTNDAYVCILRSCQQVFPSIPPLIQHYKDTHLNIVISERHVYKYRCKLCSLAFKTQDKLNKHSVYHAMRDATKCAHCGRSFRTALALQKHMDQVHSPNNQGEVGNYQEMPIKGELDLEMLDESGEAQCSAEASEEELSACTEDHDPARKHQCTKCRVAFTHQNFLMQHYRSPTHRRNEARPTATSTYPIEKYLDPNRPFKCEICRESFTQKNILLVHYNSVSHLHKLKKHTETPTPSSSPGQDLEQRLPEEMMEQDMTEAETETESKALKRKLLPEDDYESPKKRFKCDICKVAYAQGSTLDIHMRSVLHQTRACRLQEQQQLVPKVQHDISTAVVVSASVSPTPSTVSQEVMSPTDEEGPKINNHVYKTLLENFGFDLVKQFNEINKHGSEGIQEERYYCRHCKKTFSSIFVLKSHCEEMHNETIPVDFLEKFAEKFKTYYFESGYLEAGDVLDYSKRQDLKVAPKGTKIPGIPVSFSIASTSTLKIPQVTAGAGGGGGGGGGGAVVEPPTTPETPESQFVAQKLLEQQNLASLPPSVAANLSHNLSQSFQTIHNFGNNLPFNTLDMLNLMQIHHLMSLNFMNMAPPLIYGAGQAQPAAGAVPAADLPPAAAQTQQLLQQHNVATQIAATNQAQGNQKRARTRITDEQLKILRAHFDINNSPSEESIMEMSKKANLPMKHWFRNTLFKERQRNKDSPYNFNNPPSTTLNLEEYERTGQAKIIKLMNEEHQAQQKFDERKEIHHESVSPKPTDMVVKQECAEPMERGGVEEMEPGAHLSSCNSMSSNGDNIFQFEAKSEGPDPTSRPQTPMTGAFPAIGELLGQQMDGQNMGPPKKYNLPPKIFDAKAPFEPPPAQMGPQPQSSGSSSSGKRANRTRFTDYQIKVLQEFFENNSYPKDSDLEYLSKLLLLSPRVIVVWFQNARQKQRKIYENQPNNSFFESEEKKSNINYTCKKCNLVFQRYYELIRHQKNHCFKEENNKKSAKAQIAAAQIAHSLSSEDSNSSIDVGHQGVTTQMGTATEHDGLGLAMAGQQIQSLIGTVPLSVPLATSPNLPTSVSNSATVHGEPDGAPEAPDVDVGHHHQACHGGGGSSISGGVGGAFAEPPPLPLGCSNGESPSTAAAAGVDAKLECDKCSAIFTRHDLHREHHRLHTTTTTEDGSIGSGTVNMAHAADAQQQQQQLVKDDDPQLDYLIRAFDSPEHSDSQSPGDMALLDDSNGPPEHQPPGTAPRDPPTSNKRLRTTILPEQLNYLYECYQNESNPSRKMLEEISKKVNLKKRVVQVWYQNSRARERKGQFRQNLQLINKKCPFCSAIFKIKSALESHLQMKHPDEMPVSIDQIPDVGPGFLGGGCGATTPTEQKAPAPLDLRNAIVPQQPFDGHLAQQQQHLKKASPELKNGFKGFNGFKADEAAPIEILDRIVGLPPGSLGAGGGPSALLGNHKKRHRCQMTNIQIAILSNLFGAFEPPVIKCEKNDLALSKKIVHLSEGHYIDDFVYLI; encoded by the exons ctGGATTACGACTCAGATGAGGCATCCCCGCAATCCTGCTCAGATGTGGAGAGCTTTCAGGGTAAAATTGTGTACAATTCCGACGGTAGCGCCTACATCATCGACTCGGACAATGACTCCCTCTCGCATATATCGGACTCCTGTGCCGCAG GTGTCGTCTCACCAAAtaacccaaaaatccattcgtTTAGAGTTGTAATGGCAAGGGAGGCATCTGTAAATATTAGTGAACTGAATAGGATATCAAAGCCAGTGCTCATGTGTTTCATATGTAAATTAAGTTTTGGCAATGCTAAATCATTTGGTATTCATGCCAACAGTGAACACAATTTGAATTTGCTCGAAAGCGAAAAGACATTGCTCAGTCGTGAATACTCGAGTGCCATTCTCCAAAGAAATATCGACGAACGTCCACAAATATCGTTCCTTGAGCCACTAACTAATCATCAACTACCACAAATGGGTACTGAGAAACTCAATGAGGATGCTCCCGTTGTCCCAAAGGTCGAACAGGACTACGTCCCGACGATTGGGTGCACCCCATATGCAAGTAGTGCTGGTGGTTCCGTTGCAACATCAGCCGCGGAAACACCCCAGCCGGAGAATTTATCTTCGCCCGAGCCAAAGGTGGAGTCATCACCGCCTGAAtcgcaacagcagcagcaacaacaacaaattcAGGCACCACAACCCAAGACACCCCCAATGCAGCTATCAACGTCACCGGCTACCGATGCCAAAAACTATGTTCCTACAATGTCCCCCACATCGACAGTTGCGCCAAGTTTCACCATAGGCGCCTGTCCTGACCACATCAACGGTCGCCCACTTGGCGTTGACTGCATACG GTGCGAGATGATCTTGAGTTCGGCTCGCCTGGGTTCAGCATCACAAATCAGTACACGTAATTCGTGTAAAACCCTCAAATGTCCCCAGTGCAATTGGCACTACAAATATCAGGAGACCCTTGAGATACATATGCGTGAAAAGCATCCAGATGGGGAGAGTGCATGCGGCTATTGCCTAGCTGGGCAGCAGCATCCACGGCTGGCACGTGGGGAATCCTATACGTGTGGCTACAAACCGTATCGATGTGAAATTTGCAACTATAGCACAACAACAAAGGGCAACCTTTCCATACATATGCAGAGCGATAAGCACCTCAACAACATGCAAGAGCTCAACAGCACACAATCTCTTGCCGCTGCTCCTGCGCCCGTTTCCGTTGCAGAACCCCACGATGGGCCCAAGATGCTAATGAGTCAGGCAGGTGGTGTACAGTCGGTAGCCGCAAAGCCAAAACCAAGCTTCCGCTGTGATGTTTGTAGCTATGAAACGAGTGTTGCGCGTAATTTGCGTATACACATGACAAGTGAGAAGCACACACACAATATGGCTGTTTTGCAGAATAATATCAAACATCTACAG GCCCTAAGTATAATTCAGCATACACAAAATATGGGCCAAGCTGGTCAACTAAGTGGTCTCCCATCGCTTGGTCAAAATATCCCAGCTTCAATTCAAAACTTCCTCCCAGAGGCTGCCCTTGCGGACTTGGCATACAATCAAGCCCTCATGATTCAGCTGCTACAGCAAGCTGGTGGTGGACAAGCCGCAGCTGCTGCAGCTCCCACACCAGGTGGTAGAATCTCCCCGGCAACAAACATGGGAATGAATTCTGTATGCAATATGGCTGAACCGGATACGGGAATGAGTCCGGAGACATTTGAACCACCATTTGAGATTGATACAAAACCAATGGCACTCTTTACGTGCCTCGTATGTGCTACATTCAGTACAAATAGCCTGGATGAACTGAATGGGCACCTACTGGCAGATCGTACACGTACCCCAGGGGCGGATGTAATGCTAATTCTCGGTGGCAATTACATCTGTCGCCTGTGCAACTACAAGACAAACCTCAAGGCAAACTTCCAACTGCACAGTAAGACGGATAAACATTTACAGAAAGTAGCATATATGAATCATTTACGTGAGGGTGGAGCAACGAATGAGTACAAGCTCAAGTATAGTGGAACGAGTGTGGTGCAATTGAAGTGCAATGCATGCGATTACTACACGAATAGCATCCAAAAGTTGGGTTTGCACTGCCAACATATGCGTCATGATGCCCAAAAGATCGTCTTCCAGTACATACTGTCCCTACTGGAGGCCGACGAAGCGGCACCATTGCATTGTCAACTGTGCAATGTCACCGTTCCGCATACGCTTGCACTCATGCAGCACATTAAGGGCATAAGGCATGCCCAAATTGAACAAATTGTCTCCCTTCAGCGTCGTTCGGATGGCTTTGAGGGCCTAACGCTGGCACAAATGTATAAGCTTGTGGAACCAGGTGAGTACCCACCAAGCTACCTCTACGGTGCACCATCAAGTGGCGTTACTAACAAACATCTCGAAACAGACGCTTCCTCCAGCTGCAGCGCGATTAAAAGTGAAGATCAGAGTCCAGCACAGTCACCATCACGCGTGCCCTCAATCACGGACGTCCCACCACCATCGAAAGCGCCATCAGCTATTTCCGAAGCAGATCCTGAGGATGCAGAGCACGAGGAAACGGATAAGCATGAGGAAGAACCCTCGGAGGAAGTCTCAATATCCTGCCCATTGTGTCAGGAGGCATTCTCCGATAAGACATCCCTCGAACAGCACGTTATGGGTGTGCATAGTGTCAGTACTGATGGGCTTTCGCGGCTGCTGCATCTCGTTGACTCGAGTCAGTGGCCAAAGCGAAGCCCACCGCAAAATGAGGCATCAACGGAAATTGAATGTAGTGCTTGTGGCAATTCAATGCGCACCTTCCACGAACTCCTAGCTCATTCGAATGAGAAGCAGCATTTCCATCACACCAATGACGCCTACGTGTGCATCCTGCGTAGTTGCCAACAAGTTTTCCCCAGTATTCCACCGCTTATTCAGCACTACAAGGATACCCACCTTAATATTGTTATAAGTGAACGGCATGTGTACAAGTACAGGTGTAAACTGTGCTCACTTGCCTTCAAGACGCAGGATAAGTTGAATAAGCATTCGGTGTATCACGCAATGAGGGATGCAACTAAATGCGCTCACTGTGGACGAAGCTTCCGAACTGCATTGGCACTGCAGAAGCACATGGATCAG GTTCATTCCCCAAATAATCAAGGAGAGGTGGGAAATTATCAAGAGATGCCAATTAAGGGTGAATTAGATTTGGAAATGCTCGATGAATCGGGTGAAGCACAGTGCAGTGCTGAGGCAAGTGAGGAAGAACTATCAGCATGCACAGAAGATCACGATCCAGCGCGAAAGCATCAATGCACAAAATGTCGTGTTGCATTTACACATCAAAATTTCCTAATGCAACACTACCGTTCCCCAACGCATAGACGCAACGAAGCTAGACCTACGGCAACGAGCACGTATCCCATTGAAAAGTATCTCGATCCGAATCGACCATTTAAATGTGAAATCTGTCGGGAGAGTTTCACgcagaagaatattcttcttGTTCACTACAACAGCGTATCGCATTTGCACAAGTTAAAGAAGCACACGGAAACCCCAACGCCATCCTCGTCACCTGGTCAGGATCTCGAGCAACGGCTGCCCGAGGAGATGATGGAGCAGGATATGACTGAAGCTGAGACTGAAACTGAAAGCAAGGCACTCAAGAGGAAACTTTTGCCGGAAGATGACTACGAGAGCCCCAAGAAGCGCTTCAAATGTGATATCTGCAAAGTTGCATACGCCCAAGGGAGTACATTGGACATACATATGCGCAGTGTTCTACATCAAACGAGAGCATGTCGATTGCAG GAACAACAACAACTCGTCCCAAAAGTCCAGCACGACATCTCAACGGCTGTTGTAGTGTCTGCCAGTGTTAGTCCAACACCTTCCACGGTGAGTCAGGAAGTGATGAGTCCAACAGATGAGGAGGGCCCAAAGATCAATAATCACGTTTATAAGACTCTCCTTGAGAACTTTGGCTTTGATCTAGTTAAGCAATTCAATGAGATAAATAAGCATGGGAGTGAGGGGATTCAGGAGGAGCGCTACTACTGCCGACACTGCAAGAAAACCTTCTCGAGCATCTTCGTGCTAAAGTCCCACTGCGAGGAGATGCACAATGAGACGATCCCCGtggattttcttgagaaattcgCGGAGAAATTCAAGACTTACTACTTTGAGTCCGGCTACCTGGAGGCAGGTGATGTGCTGGACTACAGCAAGAGGCAGGATCTCAAGGTGGCACCAAAGGGAACAAAGATTCCGGGTATTCCAGTTAGTTTCTCAATTGCCAGCACATCAACGCTGAAAATCCCACAAGTTACAGCTGGTGCGGGTGGTGGtggcggtggtggtggtggtggtgctgTTGTAGAGCCACCAACAACACCGGAGACACCTGAGAGTCAATTTGTTGCACAGAAATTGCTTGAGCAGCAAAATCTTGCCTCCCTACCACCCAGTGTTGCTGCCAATTTATCCCACAATCTCTCCCAGAGCTTCCAAACAATCCACAACTTTGGCAACAATCTCCCCTTCAACACCCTCGATATGCTGAATCTCATGCAAATCCACCATCTAATGTCactcaattttatgaatatggCACCACCACTCATCTACGGGGCTGGGCAAGCTCAGCCTGCTGCTGGTGCTGTTCCAGCAGCGGATTTGCCACCAGCTGCTGCACAGACGCAACAACTACTGCAGCAGCACAATGTTGCTACACAAATTGCTGCAACAAATCAG GCTCAAGGAAATCAAAAACGTGCCCGAACGAGGATAACAGATGAACAGCTAAAGATCCTACGGGCGCACTTTGACATCAACAATTCTCCAAGTGAAGAGAGTATCATGGAAATGTCCAAGAAAGCAAATCTACCGATGAAG CACTGGTTCCGCAACACGTTATTCAAGGAGCGTCAACGGAATAAGGATTCTCCGTATAATTTCAACAATCCCCCATCGACAACGCTGAATCTCGAGGAGTACGAACGTACGGGGCAGGCAAAAATTATCAAGCTAATGAATGAGGAGCATCAGGCGCAACAAAAATTTGATGAACGCAAAGAAATTCATCATGAATCCGTGAGTCCCAAGCCCACCGATATGGTGGTGAAGCAGGAATGTGCGGAGCCCATGGAGCGCGGGGGTGTGGAGGAGATGGAGCCAGGGGCGCACTTGAGTAGTTGCAACAGTATGTCCAGCAATGGGgacaatatttttcaatttgaggCTAAATCCGAAGGACCGGATCCAACATCGCGACCCCAAACTCCCATGACGGGCGCCTTCCCGGCCATTGGGGAGCTCCTGGGGCAACAGATGGATGGGCAAAATATGGGGCCGccgaaaaaatataatttgccCCCGAAGATTTTCGATGCAAAGGCCCCATTTGAGCCGCCGCCAGCACAGATGGGGCCACAGCCGCAATCATCGGGCTCCTCGTCGAGTGGGAAGCGTGCCAATCGTACGCGTTTCACGGACTACCAGATAAAGGTGCTGCAGGAATTCTTTGAGAATAACTCCTACCCCAAGGATAGTGATCTCGAATACCTCAGCAAGTTGCTGCTTCTCTCACCACGAGTCATTGTCGTGTGGTTCCAG AATGCACGGCAGAAGCAGCGAAAGATCTACGAAAATCAACCAAATAACTCCTTTTTTGAATccgaagagaagaaatcaaatataaattatacGTGCAAGAAGTGCAATTTGGTGTTTCAGCGCTACTACGAGCTGATACGCCATCAGAAGAATCATTGCTTTAAGGAGGAGAACAACAAGAAGTCGGCAAAAGCACAAATTGCCGCTGCCCAAATTGCCCATAGTCTCAGCAGTGAGGACAGTAATTCGAGCATCGATGTGGGGCACCAGGGGGTAACGACGCAAATGGGCACAGCGACGGAGCACGACGGGCTGGGCTTGGCAATGGCGGGACAGCAGATCCAGTCACTAATCGGTACCGTACCCCTATCTGTACCTCTTGCAACGTCACCTAACTTACCAACGTCTGTATCAAACAGCGCCACTGTTCACGGCGAGCCGGACGGTGCCCCTGAAGCCCCTGACGTCGATGTAGGCCATCATCACCAGGCCTGCCACGGTGGTGGTGGCAGCAGCATAAGTGGAGGAGTAGGAGGAGCGTTTGCTGAGCCACCACCACTACCATTGGGTTGCTCCAATGGTGAATCCCCatcaacagcagcagcagcaggagTAGATGCAAAGCTCGAGTGTGACAAGTGCAGCGCAATTTTCACACGACACGACCTCCATCGTGAACACCATCGACTAcatacaacaacaacaacggAAGACGGCAGCATCGGCAGTGGCACCGTCAATATGGCTCACGCGGCAGATGcccaacagcagcagcagcagctggTAAAAGACGACGATCCCCAGCTGGACTACCTAATACGTGCATTCGATTCCCCCGAGCACAGTGACAGTCAAAGTCCGGGGGATATGGCACTCCTTGATGACAGCAATGGGCCCCCGGAACACCAGCCCCCGGGCACAGCACCGCGTGATCCACCAACGTCAAATAAACGCCTCCGCACCACCATCCTCCCGGAGCAGCTCAACTATCTCTACGAGTGCTACCAGAATGAATCGAATCCGAGCCGCAAGATGCTCGAGGAGATCAGCAAGAAGGTCAACCTGAAGAAGAGGGTTGTCCAG GTGTGGTACCAGAATTCTCGGGCGCGCGAACGGAAGGGTCAATTCAGGCAGAACTTGCAGCTAATCAACAAGAAGTGCCCCTTCTGCAgtgcaattttcaaaataaaatccgCCCTCGAGAGTCATCTGCAGATGAAGCACCCCGACGAGATGCCCGTCTCCATTGACCAGATCCCAGATGTGGGGCCGGGTTTTCTCGGTGGTGGCTGTGGTGCTACAACACCCACAGAGCAGAAGGCACCAGCACCGCTTGATTTGCGGAATGCCATTGTGCCGCAGCAACCATTTGATGGGCACCTggcgcagcagcagcagcacctCAAGAAAGCCAGCCCAGAGCTCAAGAATGGCTTCAAGGGATTCAATGGCTTCAAAGCCGACGAAGCAGCTCCCATTGAGATTCTTGATCGTATTGTGGGACTCCCACCGGGTAGCCTGGGTGCTGGTGGCGGCCCCAGTGCCCTCCTGGGTAATCACAAGAAGCGCCACCGTTGCCAGATGACCAACATCCAAATTGCCATCCTCAGCAATCTCTTCGGGGCCTTCGAGCCACCAGTCATCAAGTGCGAGAAGAACGACCTTGCCCTCTCGAAAAAGATCGTCCACCTGAGCGAGGGGCACTATATCGATGATTTTGTATACCTTATCTGA